One window of the Nitrospirota bacterium genome contains the following:
- a CDS encoding cytochrome C has product MTLILIGFGIFLIPAGRFLENHPLFCNSCHEMHRPYQGWKSSGADRSHPNCMDCHSGKGIPGVVEAEARGLGQLAAHFLLSEAELKGPFIAHVPKNFCLKCHDIQLPRTAKAHLPFQVGNKECSQCHKHQAGWEFSGEIRKESEKL; this is encoded by the coding sequence ATGACACTTATCTTGATCGGGTTCGGGATTTTTCTTATTCCAGCGGGGAGATTTCTGGAGAATCATCCCTTGTTTTGCAATTCCTGTCATGAAATGCATCGCCCGTATCAGGGATGGAAGAGTTCCGGTGCTGATCGATCTCATCCAAACTGCATGGATTGCCACTCGGGCAAAGGTATCCCGGGAGTCGTCGAGGCTGAAGCCAGAGGTTTGGGACAGCTGGCCGCACATTTTCTATTGAGCGAAGCGGAGTTAAAAGGTCCATTTATTGCTCACGTTCCGAAAAATTTTTGTTTGAAATGCCACGATATTCAACTGCCTAGAACGGCGAAAGCGCATCTTCCTTTTCAAGTCGGGAATAAAGAGTGTTCTCAATGTCACAAGCACCAGGCAGGCTGGGAATTTTCAGGGGAGATTCGAAAAGAGTCTGAAAAATTATAG
- a CDS encoding septum formation initiator family protein produces the protein MTPNVSRQQIEISKKKKKKMVYWGTTFVLGYLLVLVLFGEVSIPHFLSMRNAYHKMQSEISDLKSENGRLKSETEALRSNPEQIEKLAREELGLAKKGEIIYEFPNNNSPTSLTFKK, from the coding sequence ATGACCCCGAATGTATCTCGTCAACAAATCGAAATATCGAAAAAGAAGAAGAAGAAGATGGTTTACTGGGGGACCACTTTTGTTCTCGGATACCTTCTCGTACTCGTTTTATTTGGTGAAGTGAGCATTCCCCATTTTCTTTCAATGAGAAATGCGTACCACAAGATGCAATCGGAAATCAGCGATCTAAAATCTGAAAATGGCCGCTTGAAAAGTGAAACGGAAGCGCTCCGTTCCAATCCGGAACAGATCGAAAAGCTCGCCCGGGAAGAGCTTGGTCTGGCCAAAAAAGGAGAGATCATCTATGAGTTTCCAAACAATAATTCCCCGACTTCCCTGACGTTCAAAAAGTAA
- a CDS encoding aspartate 1-decarboxylase yields MLKTMLRSKIHRATITQAELDYEGSITIDQILIDAAGMLPYEQVMISNLNNGERFETYIIPGKKGSGTVCLNGPTARKGMVGDKIIIFCYELYNEEELKKHKPIVIKVNEKNKRINESVLNMKSRIS; encoded by the coding sequence TTGTTAAAGACGATGTTGCGAAGTAAAATCCACCGGGCCACGATTACCCAGGCCGAATTGGATTATGAAGGGAGTATTACCATCGACCAGATTCTCATTGATGCGGCTGGCATGCTCCCCTACGAACAGGTCATGATTTCCAATCTCAACAACGGCGAACGGTTTGAAACCTATATTATCCCCGGAAAAAAAGGATCCGGAACTGTTTGTCTGAATGGGCCAACTGCCCGCAAAGGAATGGTCGGCGACAAAATTATTATTTTTTGTTACGAGCTTTACAATGAAGAAGAACTCAAGAAGCATAAGCCAATTGTGATTAAAGTGAACGAAAAGAACAAGAGAATCAATGAGTCTGTCCTGAATATGAAGAGCAGAATATCATGA
- the eno gene encoding phosphopyruvate hydratase, with protein sequence MSEIVYVFGREIIDSRGNPTIEVEVTLESGIMGRASVPSGASTGEREAVELRDKSKKRFRGKGVLKAVMNINDLLGPEIIGLEARDQIFLDEYMIDMDGTHNKSKLGANAILGISLAVAKAAALEAGLPLYRYLGGAGARLLPVPMMNILNGGAHADNNLDIQEFMIMPVGASSISEAIQMGAEIFHQLKDILKKKGYSTGIGDEGGFAPNLSSNAQAIELLLEGIQGAGYRTGKDVGVALDVAASELYHQGKYRLKAEKKDKSMEEMILYYESLIKQYPILSIEDGLSENDWKGWKAMTKHLGKKVQLVGDDVFVTNPEIFERGISEGIGNAILIKLNQIGTLTETLEAIEMAKKAGYTAIISHRSGETEDTTISDLVVATNVGQIKTGSMSRTDRVAKYNQLIRIEEDLGEAAKFDGSKIFYNLN encoded by the coding sequence ATGAGTGAAATTGTTTACGTTTTTGGAAGAGAAATAATCGATTCCCGGGGAAATCCCACGATTGAAGTGGAAGTCACGCTTGAGAGCGGCATCATGGGAAGAGCGTCTGTCCCTTCGGGAGCGTCTACGGGAGAGCGGGAAGCCGTTGAACTTCGGGATAAAAGCAAGAAGCGGTTCAGGGGAAAAGGCGTTTTGAAGGCGGTGATGAACATTAATGATCTGTTAGGTCCAGAGATCATCGGCCTCGAAGCAAGAGATCAGATATTTCTGGACGAATATATGATTGATATGGACGGTACGCACAATAAAAGCAAGTTGGGCGCCAACGCGATTCTGGGTATTTCGCTCGCTGTCGCGAAGGCGGCGGCTTTGGAAGCAGGACTTCCGCTTTATCGATACCTGGGAGGAGCCGGAGCGAGGCTTTTGCCGGTACCCATGATGAATATTTTGAATGGCGGGGCCCACGCAGACAATAATCTCGATATACAGGAATTCATGATCATGCCGGTGGGCGCCTCTTCCATTTCGGAAGCAATCCAGATGGGGGCCGAAATATTTCATCAGCTCAAGGATATTCTGAAAAAAAAAGGGTATTCGACCGGAATTGGAGATGAAGGGGGTTTTGCTCCCAATTTGAGTTCAAATGCCCAGGCCATTGAATTGCTTCTCGAGGGAATTCAAGGGGCAGGTTATCGAACAGGTAAAGATGTGGGAGTGGCGCTGGATGTGGCAGCAAGCGAATTGTATCATCAAGGCAAATATCGCTTGAAAGCCGAAAAAAAAGACAAATCCATGGAAGAGATGATTCTTTATTACGAATCGCTTATCAAGCAATATCCCATTCTGTCTATTGAAGACGGTCTTTCAGAGAATGATTGGAAGGGATGGAAAGCGATGACGAAACATCTGGGAAAGAAAGTTCAGCTGGTGGGGGACGACGTGTTTGTGACCAATCCGGAAATATTTGAAAGAGGTATTTCCGAGGGGATTGGGAACGCAATTCTGATTAAGTTGAATCAAATCGGAACATTGACCGAAACCCTGGAAGCCATTGAAATGGCCAAGAAAGCGGGTTACACCGCAATTATTTCACACCGCTCCGGGGAAACGGAAGATACAACGATTTCTGATCTGGTGGTGGCAACTAACGTAGGCCAGATCAAGACGGGCTCGATGTCGAGGACAGATCGCGTTGCGAAATATAATCAACTCATCAGAATAGAAGAAGACCTGGGAGAAGCTGCGAAATTTGATGGCTCCAAAATATTCTATAATTTGAATTGA
- the gatA gene encoding Asp-tRNA(Asn)/Glu-tRNA(Gln) amidotransferase subunit GatA, with the protein MKLYQLTISQAHSLLKKKEISSEELVKSVWERIDEVEPKISAFNSFQKEETLKNALKMDLKMREGKFNSPLAGIPIAIKDNICTEGFRTTCSSRMLENFVSPYDATVIKKLKEADSILIGKTNMDEFAMGSSTENSAFKKSRNPWDIERIPGGSSGGSAAAVSADECMGALGSDTGGSIRQPAACCGVVGFKPTYGRVSRFGLVAFASSLDQIGPITKDVTDAAIMLNAISGHDPSDSTSSTRTSEDYTKALRPEVRGIKIGIPKEYLIPGIDTEIEKSVMAAVKIWEKCGAEVSEISLPHTAYAVATYYILATAEASSNLERYDGVKYGYRSSGVKLLNDMYEKSRAEGFGPEVKRRIMLGTYALSSGYYDAYYKKAQQVRTLFIRDFTNAFKKVDVIVTPTTPTPAFKIGEKVQDPLQMYLSDIFTISANLAGIPAVSLPGGFSSQGMPIGIQVMGRYFEESILLNMAYAFEQASGIHNPKPNL; encoded by the coding sequence ATGAAATTGTATCAATTAACTATTTCCCAGGCCCATTCTCTCCTGAAGAAAAAGGAAATTTCCTCGGAGGAACTGGTCAAATCGGTGTGGGAAAGGATCGACGAGGTGGAGCCAAAAATATCTGCGTTCAATTCTTTTCAAAAAGAGGAGACATTGAAAAACGCCCTGAAAATGGACTTAAAAATGAGAGAGGGGAAATTCAATTCCCCGCTAGCCGGCATTCCGATAGCGATTAAAGATAATATCTGTACCGAAGGATTTCGGACCACCTGCTCATCCCGGATGTTGGAAAACTTTGTCTCCCCTTATGACGCGACGGTGATCAAAAAACTGAAAGAGGCCGATTCCATTTTAATAGGCAAAACCAATATGGATGAATTTGCAATGGGTTCTTCAACCGAAAATTCTGCCTTTAAGAAGAGCCGTAACCCCTGGGATATTGAAAGAATTCCAGGAGGATCGAGCGGGGGATCGGCAGCCGCGGTTTCGGCTGATGAATGTATGGGGGCGCTCGGCTCTGACACGGGGGGATCCATCCGTCAACCCGCAGCCTGCTGCGGAGTGGTAGGATTTAAACCGACCTATGGAAGGGTCTCTCGATTTGGACTGGTTGCATTTGCCTCTTCACTAGATCAGATTGGGCCGATTACCAAAGATGTGACGGATGCCGCGATCATGCTCAATGCGATCAGCGGCCATGATCCAAGTGATTCTACTTCCTCGACCCGGACTTCGGAAGATTACACGAAGGCGCTCCGCCCGGAAGTTAGGGGAATAAAAATCGGGATTCCGAAAGAGTACCTGATACCGGGAATCGACACCGAAATCGAGAAATCGGTCATGGCTGCGGTTAAAATCTGGGAAAAATGTGGTGCAGAAGTTTCCGAAATTTCTCTGCCGCATACGGCCTATGCCGTGGCGACTTATTATATCCTTGCGACGGCTGAGGCAAGTTCGAATTTAGAGCGATACGATGGTGTGAAATATGGTTATCGATCTTCCGGTGTCAAGTTATTGAACGATATGTATGAAAAGAGCCGGGCGGAAGGATTTGGTCCGGAGGTAAAAAGAAGGATTATGCTCGGGACATACGCGTTGAGTTCCGGATATTATGATGCTTACTATAAAAAGGCCCAACAGGTTCGAACTCTGTTTATCAGGGATTTTACGAACGCATTCAAAAAGGTCGATGTCATCGTCACACCCACCACTCCGACCCCTGCTTTTAAGATCGGAGAAAAAGTTCAAGATCCCCTGCAAATGTATCTGTCCGATATCTTTACCATTTCGGCCAATCTGGCCGGTATTCCGGCAGTATCTTTGCCGGGAGGATTTTCATCCCAGGGTATGCCCATCGGTATTCAGGTGATGGGCCGGTATTTTGAGGAATCGATACTCCTGAATATGGCTTATGCGTTTGAACAAGCATCGGGAATTCATAACCCGAAACCGAACCTTTAG
- the gatC gene encoding Asp-tRNA(Asn)/Glu-tRNA(Gln) amidotransferase subunit GatC, with translation MKITAEQVAYVARLAKLTVSEEEKVKLTLQLEQILNYVEQLNELDTSKVEPTSHAILLENVFREDQETPSLPPELALKNAPERENGFFKVPKVIE, from the coding sequence GTGAAAATAACGGCAGAGCAGGTTGCATACGTCGCCAGGCTCGCAAAACTGACTGTTTCAGAAGAGGAGAAGGTGAAACTGACTCTTCAGCTGGAACAGATATTAAATTATGTCGAACAACTCAATGAACTTGATACCTCCAAGGTCGAGCCGACTTCCCACGCTATCTTGCTGGAAAATGTATTCCGAGAGGACCAAGAGACCCCTTCTCTTCCTCCTGAATTGGCGCTAAAAAATGCTCCGGAACGGGAGAACGGTTTTTTTAAAGTGCCGAAGGTGATTGAATAA
- the gatB gene encoding Asp-tRNA(Asn)/Glu-tRNA(Gln) amidotransferase subunit GatB yields MDKYEAVIGLEVHAQMLTRTKIFCGCRTSFGSRPNSQTCPVCLGMPGVLPVLNRKVVEFAMKTALATHCSIAPLNRFARKNYFYPDLPKGYQISQFELPLAERGFIDIEVDGKEKKIRLTRIHLEEDAGKNLHEGIEEASYVDLNRTGVPLMEIVSEPDIRTSEEAVAYLKKLRNILVYLDVCDGNLEEGSFRCDANVSIRPVGETTLGTRTELKNINSFRFIQKAIDFEIRRQAELLEEGGRITQETRLWDSQKQLTIPMRSKESAHDYRYFPEPDLVPVKISSEWIEEIRKTLPELPEEKKNRFVNECQIPAYDADVLTQNRMIANFFEKSVLLYRHPKAISNWIMGDLLNEEVMPLTPEQLTGMIRLIDEGVISGKIAKTVFEEMIKTGKDAKTIVEEKGLIQISDEKTLVSFIDQVIQENPANVDQFRQGKDKLFGFFVGQVMKISGGKANPVKLNELLLIRLKNSK; encoded by the coding sequence ATGGATAAATACGAAGCGGTGATCGGTCTCGAGGTTCATGCACAAATGCTGACGCGAACCAAAATCTTTTGTGGTTGCCGGACCTCCTTTGGAAGCCGGCCCAATTCGCAAACTTGTCCGGTCTGTCTTGGGATGCCGGGCGTCCTTCCTGTGCTTAACCGGAAAGTTGTCGAATTTGCAATGAAGACCGCTTTGGCCACGCATTGTTCTATCGCGCCGCTGAACCGTTTTGCGAGGAAAAATTATTTCTATCCCGATCTTCCGAAAGGCTACCAGATTTCTCAATTCGAACTGCCGCTGGCAGAGCGGGGATTTATTGATATCGAGGTCGACGGAAAAGAGAAGAAGATTCGTTTAACCCGGATTCATCTGGAAGAGGATGCCGGAAAAAATCTCCATGAAGGAATAGAAGAAGCCAGCTACGTCGATCTGAACCGTACTGGCGTCCCGTTAATGGAAATTGTCAGCGAGCCGGACATTCGAACTTCGGAAGAGGCTGTGGCCTACTTGAAAAAATTACGTAATATTCTGGTTTATCTTGATGTCTGTGACGGCAATCTCGAAGAGGGAAGCTTCAGATGTGATGCGAATGTGTCCATCCGGCCTGTCGGGGAGACGACTTTGGGTACCCGGACCGAACTTAAGAATATCAATTCATTTCGCTTTATTCAGAAAGCGATCGACTTTGAAATCAGGAGGCAAGCGGAGCTTTTGGAAGAAGGCGGAAGAATCACCCAGGAAACGCGCTTATGGGATAGTCAAAAGCAACTGACGATTCCGATGAGGTCCAAGGAATCGGCCCATGATTACCGATATTTCCCGGAACCGGATCTTGTTCCGGTGAAAATTTCATCCGAATGGATTGAAGAAATTCGAAAAACGCTTCCTGAACTTCCAGAAGAAAAAAAGAACCGGTTCGTCAACGAATGCCAGATTCCCGCGTACGATGCCGATGTGTTGACGCAGAATCGAATGATTGCGAACTTTTTTGAGAAATCTGTTTTGCTTTATCGACATCCCAAAGCAATCAGCAACTGGATTATGGGTGATCTCCTGAACGAAGAGGTGATGCCCCTGACGCCGGAGCAGTTGACCGGCATGATTCGGTTGATCGATGAAGGGGTCATCAGTGGAAAGATCGCCAAGACTGTATTTGAAGAGATGATCAAGACAGGAAAAGACGCCAAAACAATTGTGGAGGAGAAGGGACTGATCCAGATCAGCGATGAAAAAACGCTTGTTTCGTTTATCGATCAGGTTATCCAGGAAAACCCGGCAAATGTAGACCAGTTCCGGCAGGGCAAAGACAAATTGTTTGGCTTTTTTGTGGGTCAGGTGATGAAAATTTCAGGAGGGAAAGCGAACCCGGTTAAATTAAATGAGCTGTTGCTAATAAGATTAAAAAACTCCAAATGA
- a CDS encoding UvrD-helicase domain-containing protein, whose amino-acid sequence MWINREIWPRALRLNNYDYLQELNPHQMEAVLHRDGPLLILAGAGSGKTKVITMRYAYLVRQVGITPSSILAVTFTNKAAEELKSRIRQLTGFSDLPWVHTFHSMAVKILRSEIEKLGFNRHFLIYDKGDQLALMRECVRELGINEDLYPLKKIAGRISELKNLLVTPERFAEKALSFGIEGKIGRVYFSYREKLKANQALDFDDLLMYLVQLFMKFPEVLEKYQKQFLYLMVDEYQDTNVSQYRIISLLAQGKENICCVGDDDQSIYRFRGADVQNILRFEKDYPETRVIKLEQNYRSTKTILQAANQVIEKNGLRKKKQLWTDNIKGDSIALFRLEDDESEAHLISQMILTHSREMKCGEEAFQRFSILYRTHIQSRVLEESFQKNGIPYVIVGGIRFFERKEIKDILAFLKVIADPRDDVSLKRIINVPVRGLGSRTLKKIAEYGTSQKCSMMEALDLMDGGGILAPEAERNVRLFSKLMKELKQAVATSTLMDLVKLILDRTGYLEEVKKEKIPEKVENIYEFFSSVTEFQEKKSETDLTSFLDHISLFTDEADEKLRGRVRLMTLHSAKGLEFPFVFMPGMEEGLFPQSRALVDSEELEEERRLCYVGMTRAREKLVLTSARSRRMYGSIQFNAPSRFIHDIPIELIVKKELNSPKIGVEPSFSSDQNRSKPVEKKGQYTNRPVLHPLWGRGVILASEGEGEEMKMTIRFDSAGTKKLASKYANLQFI is encoded by the coding sequence ATGTGGATCAACCGAGAAATCTGGCCAAGAGCGTTACGGTTGAATAATTACGACTATCTTCAGGAATTAAATCCCCACCAAATGGAAGCGGTGCTACATCGGGACGGACCTCTTCTGATTCTGGCGGGTGCCGGAAGCGGTAAAACGAAGGTCATTACGATGAGATATGCCTATCTTGTCAGGCAGGTGGGCATCACACCCTCTTCCATCCTGGCGGTTACTTTTACCAACAAAGCCGCCGAAGAACTCAAATCAAGAATCCGGCAGTTAACCGGATTTTCAGATTTGCCGTGGGTACACACCTTTCATTCCATGGCCGTAAAAATCCTTCGTTCCGAAATCGAAAAACTGGGTTTCAACCGTCATTTTCTGATTTATGACAAAGGGGATCAACTCGCTTTGATGCGTGAATGTGTCCGGGAACTTGGCATTAACGAGGACCTTTACCCTCTTAAAAAAATAGCGGGAAGGATTAGCGAGTTAAAGAATCTTCTCGTGACGCCGGAGCGATTTGCAGAAAAAGCTCTTTCTTTCGGAATAGAAGGAAAGATTGGACGGGTATACTTTTCGTACAGGGAAAAACTGAAAGCGAATCAGGCGCTCGACTTTGACGACCTTTTGATGTATCTGGTCCAGCTTTTCATGAAATTTCCCGAAGTATTGGAAAAATACCAGAAGCAATTTCTCTATTTGATGGTCGATGAATATCAGGATACCAATGTTTCACAATACAGGATTATATCGCTCCTGGCGCAAGGGAAGGAAAATATCTGCTGCGTGGGGGATGACGACCAAAGTATCTATCGTTTCCGGGGTGCCGATGTGCAAAATATTCTTCGATTTGAGAAGGACTATCCCGAAACCCGGGTCATCAAACTGGAACAAAATTACCGTTCCACAAAAACCATCCTTCAGGCGGCGAACCAGGTGATCGAGAAAAATGGATTACGAAAGAAGAAACAGCTCTGGACCGACAACATCAAGGGCGACTCGATCGCGCTTTTCAGGCTTGAGGACGATGAAAGCGAAGCCCATCTCATTTCCCAGATGATTCTGACTCACTCCAGAGAAATGAAATGCGGGGAAGAAGCCTTTCAGAGATTTTCAATTTTATACAGAACCCACATTCAATCCAGGGTGCTGGAAGAGTCGTTTCAAAAAAATGGTATTCCGTATGTCATTGTCGGAGGCATTCGTTTTTTTGAACGGAAGGAAATTAAGGATATTCTGGCGTTTCTCAAAGTCATCGCAGACCCCCGGGACGACGTCAGTTTAAAGAGGATTATCAATGTTCCAGTCCGAGGATTGGGTTCCCGTACGCTTAAAAAAATCGCGGAGTACGGGACTTCCCAAAAATGTTCTATGATGGAGGCACTGGATCTGATGGATGGAGGGGGAATTCTTGCGCCCGAAGCGGAGAGAAATGTTCGATTGTTTTCCAAACTGATGAAGGAATTGAAACAGGCCGTTGCCACGTCAACGCTCATGGATCTGGTTAAGCTGATTCTTGACCGAACAGGGTATCTGGAAGAAGTCAAGAAAGAGAAGATTCCGGAAAAAGTTGAAAACATCTACGAATTTTTCTCTTCGGTCACGGAATTTCAGGAAAAAAAGAGCGAGACGGATTTGACCTCATTTCTGGATCATATTTCCCTGTTTACAGATGAGGCGGATGAGAAATTGAGAGGAAGGGTCCGGCTTATGACTCTCCATAGCGCGAAAGGACTGGAGTTCCCATTTGTCTTTATGCCCGGAATGGAAGAAGGGCTTTTCCCTCAAAGCAGAGCACTGGTTGACTCAGAGGAATTGGAAGAGGAGCGAAGACTCTGCTATGTCGGCATGACCCGGGCACGCGAGAAACTTGTCCTGACCAGTGCTCGCAGCCGTCGAATGTATGGTTCGATTCAATTTAATGCGCCGTCACGTTTCATCCACGATATTCCGATTGAATTAATCGTGAAAAAAGAGTTAAATAGTCCCAAAATAGGGGTCGAACCTTCTTTTTCGAGTGATCAAAATCGTTCGAAACCTGTTGAAAAAAAAGGTCAATATACCAATCGTCCGGTTCTTCACCCCCTTTGGGGAAGAGGAGTCATTCTCGCCTCTGAAGGGGAGGGGGAGGAAATGAAGATGACCATCCGGTTTGACTCAGCGGGAACCAAAAAATTGGCGTCAAAATATGCCAATTTGCAATTTATCTAG
- the glmS gene encoding glutamine--fructose-6-phosphate transaminase (isomerizing), which produces MCGIIGYIGQKEAVPVLMEGLKKLEYRGYDSAGVAFIHQKKLALYRSVGKLSGLETLLAKEATESHIGIGHTRWATHGRPSEINAHPHRAGSVVLVHNGIIENFIPLKKRLVEKGCKIRSETDTEIVVHLIEQEMFEGKGFEKAVQNVLKEIKGAYALVILSEDNPDRLIAVRNGCPLVVGIGKGEFFVASDIPATLSHTREYVFLRDGEMVTLSIKGIEIRDFEGRPTENTSQFVAWSPVMAEKGGFKHFMLKEIFEQPQAISDTLRGRVSMDTGEINFHEIELSKSFLKKIGRIHLVACGTSWHAALVGKFMIEQISRVPVEVDIASEFRYRDPILSTSDLLIAVSQSGETADTLAAMSEGKKKGIKSIGICNVVGSTLSREADGVIYTYAGPEIGVASTKAFTTQLTALFLFSLYLGQVRGEIRENQSLDYLRKLAHLPRQMEEMLKKESELIEISKIFFKSKDFLFLGRGINYPIALEGALKLKEISYIHAEGYPAGEMKHGPIALIDEKMPVVVLAPQDSLFSKVLNGIMEIKARDGIIIAFANSRDEELVKRVDYLFGVPDTDPLLNPIILSLPLQLLAYHIAVLCGSDVDQPRNLAKSVTVE; this is translated from the coding sequence ATGTGCGGAATCATCGGGTATATTGGACAAAAGGAAGCCGTTCCGGTACTCATGGAGGGTTTGAAAAAACTGGAATACCGGGGTTACGATTCTGCGGGAGTCGCTTTTATCCACCAGAAGAAGCTGGCGCTCTATCGTTCTGTGGGGAAACTTTCAGGACTGGAAACCCTCCTGGCAAAGGAGGCGACCGAGAGCCATATCGGAATCGGGCATACCCGATGGGCCACTCATGGCCGGCCATCGGAAATAAATGCACACCCGCATCGCGCGGGAAGCGTCGTTCTGGTACACAACGGAATCATTGAAAATTTTATTCCTCTGAAGAAACGATTGGTTGAAAAAGGCTGCAAGATTCGGTCGGAGACGGATACAGAAATCGTCGTCCATTTGATTGAACAGGAAATGTTCGAAGGAAAAGGCTTTGAAAAAGCGGTACAGAATGTCCTAAAAGAGATAAAGGGAGCTTATGCACTGGTCATTCTTTCGGAAGACAACCCGGACCGGCTCATTGCCGTGAGAAACGGGTGTCCCCTCGTTGTCGGCATCGGGAAGGGTGAATTTTTTGTCGCTTCGGACATTCCGGCAACGCTTAGCCATACCCGCGAATACGTCTTTCTCCGAGACGGTGAGATGGTCACCCTCTCGATAAAAGGAATTGAAATCCGGGATTTTGAAGGCCGGCCCACAGAAAATACCTCCCAATTTGTTGCGTGGAGTCCCGTGATGGCGGAAAAAGGAGGATTTAAACATTTTATGCTGAAGGAGATCTTTGAACAGCCTCAGGCCATATCCGATACGCTTCGGGGACGCGTTTCAATGGATACGGGTGAAATAAACTTTCACGAGATTGAGCTTTCGAAGTCATTTTTAAAAAAAATTGGCCGGATTCATCTCGTCGCATGCGGGACCTCGTGGCATGCGGCCCTCGTCGGAAAATTCATGATTGAACAGATTTCCCGTGTCCCTGTCGAGGTGGATATCGCCTCTGAGTTCCGGTATCGGGATCCCATACTCTCCACTTCAGATCTCCTCATAGCGGTCTCGCAATCCGGAGAAACTGCGGATACCCTTGCGGCCATGTCGGAAGGCAAGAAGAAGGGAATTAAATCGATCGGAATTTGTAACGTGGTGGGGAGCACTTTGTCAAGGGAGGCGGACGGCGTCATCTATACCTATGCCGGACCCGAGATCGGGGTCGCTTCGACCAAAGCGTTTACGACCCAGCTGACGGCTCTTTTTTTATTTTCGCTCTATCTGGGACAGGTGAGAGGAGAGATTCGCGAAAATCAGTCCCTCGATTATCTCAGGAAACTTGCGCACCTTCCCCGTCAAATGGAAGAAATGCTGAAAAAGGAGAGCGAGCTCATTGAAATCAGTAAAATATTCTTCAAGTCGAAAGATTTTCTGTTTCTGGGAAGAGGGATAAATTATCCGATAGCGCTTGAAGGAGCATTAAAGTTAAAGGAGATTTCATATATTCATGCAGAGGGGTATCCGGCCGGGGAAATGAAACATGGCCCCATTGCCCTGATCGACGAAAAAATGCCGGTGGTGGTTCTGGCGCCACAGGATTCTCTTTTCAGCAAGGTGCTTAACGGAATAATGGAAATCAAGGCAAGAGATGGAATCATTATTGCGTTTGCAAATTCACGCGACGAAGAACTGGTCAAACGCGTCGATTATTTATTTGGTGTTCCCGATACCGATCCACTGTTGAATCCGATTATCCTGAGCCTTCCTCTTCAGCTTCTCGCCTACCATATCGCGGTGTTATGCGGAAGCGATGTGGATCAACCGAGAAATCTGGCCAAGAGCGTTACGGTTGAATAA